One Kineococcus radiotolerans SRS30216 = ATCC BAA-149 DNA window includes the following coding sequences:
- a CDS encoding DUF58 domain-containing protein — MSGRPVRLRPSARGWTFAAVALVVLVGAPLTGQRDVLRVGVLLVVLLVVAGWSAVRSAATLDLVSRSKSELVEAGVTSTVRLTVLGRARAGVRLVLEDQVPLALGGTARLPVPRLREGQILDLEHRVRAEVRGSYPLGPVTLVARDVFGLVTASRTLGGSVTLDVLPRVHPLADLVLGDLGGARGSSAGASAAASLDDVSLREYRVGDDLRRVHWRSTARRGAVMVRSDEHPGRPDVVLLLDTRAAAHEGRGAGSSLEWAVSLVASAAVHLHRRGHRVRLLHDGAFDPPRELDDSSAVRGLLRSLARLRPGGPEGLARSVAALGRADSTLLVAVLAGVDEEDVAPLLSARPLGVPALAVLERTAAWTQPGQDDGPGLRRAHLVLARAGWRTALAGPGDPVSEVWARLTRTGARGTPAGAPSDATRAARPAPLPDEEVRP; from the coding sequence GTGAGCGGTCGCCCCGTGCGCCTGCGCCCCTCCGCGCGCGGCTGGACCTTCGCGGCGGTCGCGCTGGTGGTCCTGGTCGGGGCACCGCTCACCGGCCAGCGCGACGTCCTGCGCGTGGGGGTCCTGCTCGTCGTGCTCCTCGTGGTGGCCGGTTGGTCCGCCGTGCGCAGCGCCGCGACCCTCGACCTGGTGTCGAGGTCGAAGTCGGAGCTCGTCGAGGCCGGGGTCACGAGCACCGTCCGGCTGACCGTCCTGGGACGGGCCCGGGCCGGGGTGCGCCTGGTCCTGGAGGACCAGGTCCCCCTGGCCCTGGGCGGGACCGCGCGCCTCCCGGTCCCCCGCCTCAGGGAGGGCCAGATCCTCGACCTCGAGCACAGGGTGAGGGCCGAGGTGCGCGGGTCCTACCCGCTGGGACCGGTCACGCTCGTCGCCCGCGACGTCTTCGGCCTGGTCACCGCCAGCCGCACCCTCGGCGGGAGCGTCACCCTGGACGTGCTGCCGCGCGTGCACCCGCTGGCCGACCTCGTCCTGGGCGACCTCGGGGGTGCCCGCGGGTCCTCCGCCGGCGCCTCCGCCGCCGCCTCCCTCGACGACGTCTCCCTGCGGGAGTACCGCGTGGGCGACGACCTGCGCCGCGTGCACTGGCGCTCCACCGCCCGGCGGGGCGCGGTCATGGTCCGCTCCGACGAGCACCCGGGCCGCCCCGACGTCGTCCTGCTGCTCGACACCCGGGCGGCGGCGCACGAGGGGCGCGGTGCGGGGTCCTCGCTGGAGTGGGCCGTCAGCCTGGTCGCCTCGGCGGCCGTGCACCTGCACCGGCGCGGGCACCGCGTCCGGCTCCTGCACGACGGCGCCTTCGACCCGCCGCGCGAGCTCGACGACAGCTCCGCCGTCCGCGGCCTGCTGCGCTCGCTGGCCCGGCTGCGCCCGGGCGGCCCCGAGGGGCTGGCCCGCTCCGTCGCCGCGCTGGGACGGGCCGACTCCACCCTCCTGGTCGCGGTCCTCGCCGGGGTCGACGAGGAGGACGTGGCCCCCCTGCTGTCGGCGCGACCGCTGGGCGTCCCCGCCCTGGCGGTCCTGGAGCGGACGGCCGCGTGGACGCAGCCCGGTCAGGACGACGGGCCGGGGCTGCGCCGCGCGCACCTGGTGCTGGCGCGCGCGGGCTGGCGCACGGCGCTGGCCGGCCCCGGCGACCCCGTGTCGGAGGTCTGGGCCAGACTCACCCGCACCGGGGCGCGCGGCACTCCCGCGGGCGCCCCGTCCGACGCCACGCGCGCCGCCCGGCCCGCCCCGCTCCCCGACGAGGAGGTCCGCCCGTGA